Genomic window (Asticcacaulis excentricus CB 48):
CAGAGATAGACCCGTTGCCTTGCGGTCCATCACCACGGTCGGCAAGCCCGGCGTTACGGTTTGGGCGTCGAGATCCTGCACCGGAAACCACACCAGCCCGTCGGCCCCGCGCTCGATCAGGCTGGCTATGGCCTGCTGCTCAAGGCCGATATCCCCTTCGGTATCCGCAATAATCACATAATGGCCGCTGGCACGTGCCCTGCGCATGACGGCCTGCGCCAGAGCGGTGAAAAAGGGATTGGCAAAGTCCGGCAGGATAAGGCCCAGCGTTCCCGTGCGGCCGGTACGCACCGCCCGCGCCGACAGGTTCTGACGATAACCCAGATCGGCAGCGACCCTGAGGATATGGGCTCGCACCTCTCTACCCAGCGAACCTGTGCCATTGATGGCATACGACGCACTGGCCAAAGAGACGTCAGCGGCTCGGGCCACGTCTTTCAGCGTGATACGCTTTGCGGTGCCCCCCTCGTTTGCCATGCTCAGACCTCGTCCTTGCCTGAGGCAAAGATGCAGACCAGCGTGACCAGCGCCGCCACCAAAAGGTAATAGCCAACATGGCTCAGCCCATAGTTTGCCTGAAGCCAGGTGGCGGCATAGGGGGCCAGCGACGCCCCAACGATGCCTGCAAAATTGAAGGTGAGGGAGGCCCCTGTATAGCGCACATTTGCCGGGAAGGGGGCCGCCAGCGCCGTGCCGATCAGGGCATAGGTCATGCCCATCAGCGCCATGGCGGCAATAGAAAAGACAAAAATGCCGCCCTCGTTGCCCATCAACGGGGCCAAGGCGAACGAGAAGGCCGCAATCAACGCGGTAGTCAGGATCAGGATTTCGCGACGACCAAAGCGCTCCGCCAGCTTGGCCGACAGCGGTATAAACAGACCAAAAGCGATCGAGCCCAAAATCTGAACCTCAAGAGCCTTCACAAACGGAATTTTCAGCACCTTAACATTGTACGAGAGGAGCCACGCGCTGCCGATATAGAAGAGGACAAAGGTCACCAGCGCCACAAAGGTTCCGAGGAACAACGAGCGCTTATGCCGGCCGAAGATTTCGACCAGCGGCACCTTGACGCGTTCTTCCTTGTCGATAGCGGCCTGAAACTCCGGCGTCTCGGTGATCGACAGGCGCACCCACAGGCCAACCCCGATAAGCGCCAGAGAGGCGATGAACGGCACGCGCCAGCCCCAGGTCAGTAGGTCCTCCTGCGAAATGAAGTGCAGCAGCACCCAGAAGGCCCCGGACGACAGCAGCAGACCGATGGGGGCCCCCAGTTGCGGGAACATACCGTACCACGACCGCTTGCCTTCCGGCGCATTTTCGGTGGCCAGCAGTACCGCGCCTCCCCATTCGCCGCCCAGACCAAAGCCTTGCCCGAAACGGCACAGGGACAGAAGGACCGGTGCAACCACGCCGATCTGCGCATAGCTGGGCAAGCAGCCGATAAGGACCGTGGAAATTCCCATGGTCAGCAGCGCCGCCACCAGCGTCGCCTTTCGTCCAATACGGTCGCCGAAATGCCCGAACACCATAGCCCCAACCGGACGGGCAAAAAAGGCGATGGAAAAGGTGGCGAAGGACTGCAGCAGGGCCGAGGTCGGGTCGCTGGTCGGAAAGAACAGGGATGGAAAGACCAAAACGGCCGCTGTGGCATAGACGTAGAAGTCGAAAAATTCGATGGTCGTGCCGATCAGGCTGGCCAAAAGGACCTGCGCCGGTGAGTTGACGGGCTTGTGGCCGGTGATAGTCGCCGGTGTAGCGTTGGACATGGACGGAATCCCGAAATCCCTGTGATTTGATTGCTGTTCCGCCTAACGCATTTTCCGCCGTAGCGGAAGCCTGACATCTGCAAGACGCCGCATGGCGCGCTTATTTTGAGCCGCTTACAGTGGCGCATCGGAATTGAAGGAGATTTTTCATGACCTCACTATGGAGACCCAGCGCGGCTTTGTTCGCGGTTTCGGTGCTTCTGGGGGCCTGCTCTGCGGAACGCTCTCAGCCCGCGGCTGAAGAAGTGGCCCAAAGCCCCCTGAGCGAAACGCCGGCATCGGCTGTCTCGTCAAGCGCCTCCGCCTTTGACTATGCCGGGCGCTGGAAAGGCGTGGAGGGCACCTACATGACCGTCATGCCGCAACTGGACACGACCTATCAGGTGGTGATCGCCGATCTGGATGGACCCAAAACCTATGTGGGGACGCTGCAAGCCGACGGTTTGCATATCGAGCGCAATGGTGCGCCTGCGGTTATCGTGCCCGGTGACGGCGAGGCAACCGGCATGAAATGGCTGACGGAAAAGTCCGACTGTTTGGTCGTGGCCGTCAACGAAGGCTATTGCCGCGATTAAAAAAGCCGGCTCCGTTTGCAGAGCCGACTTCCTTTTTGTGGCTGTGCGACCTGTTAGGAGGCCATCAGGCGGATGGCCGTATTGATCAGTTCGACCGGGCGGAACGGTTTCTGGATTTCAGCGTCGGCCCCGGCGGCCATGGCGGCCGACGTCGCGCGGTCCGAGCTGACGCGCGCATCCAGTCCCGCCGACATCGCCAGAATCCGCACATTGGGCCAGGTCGATTTGATGACGCGAATCCCCTGAAGTCCGCCCATGCCCGGCATGAAGATGTCCGAGACGATCAGATCAACGTGGGCGATGTCTTCGTTGTCTAGCGCCTCTTCCATGCTGTGCGCAATCGATACGCGGTAGCCGTTATCCGACAGGGTCTGCGCGGTCAGGGTGGCCACGGTGTGGCTGTCGTCGATGACCAGAGCGTGCTTGCGCTTGCGGCCCTCGGAGGCGTCAGCCTGCGCCGACTCGACGATGGCGCGCATCTGTTGACGCGAAAAGGGCTTGCGCAGAACGTAATCGACATTGGTGCTGCGCGCCAGTTTCAGCGTACTGTCCACCGAAGCGTCACGCGATCCGGCAGTCATGATGGCGATGGTGGCGTCCAATGCGCGGTCGCGGATTTGCGTGATATGGTCAAGGCTGTTGTCTTCGCCTAGAAACACATCAACGAAAATCAGGTTCGGCCGTTGCTGCAACAGCACGTCGTGACATTCGGCAAGGGAGCGCGCCACCACATAGTCCCAGTCTTCGTCCTTGAGCATCCGCCCGACGATGTTTGCCTGGGTCATGCTGTCTTCGATAACCAGCGCCAGTCCTTCAGCCATTCTTGCCTCGTTTAGATGAGCCGCACGGGGTGCGAAAAGGGATTGGCACACTCAATACAATGTTATTCTTAATAATTCCCCCTGTGGAGCATTCTGTGGAACCTCTAGGGCTCATCCGCGAAAAAAAGCCGCGCGAAAAACGCACGGCCTTAAGTCGATACAGGGAGGAAAGCCCCGAAGGGCAACGGTGCAGGACACCGCATATCAACACCATACAATTGGTTGACCAAAAATTCAACTGTAAAATGCCTTTCAGTTTTAAAAACGTTAGCCCCTTTTCTGTTTTCCATTAATCCGACGTCGAAGACGATCGAATAGGATTCAACCTGGCTCCCATTGGGCGAAAGACGACCAGCCAGGGCAGGGGAGACACTAAGCGGGAGCTAAATGATTACCAATTACTGGGCCATGTAGACCCGGGGAATGCTGAAGGCGGCATCGAAAGAGTTGAACGCCCCGCAGACCCGCCAATAACGGGCTTGCTAGACACGCGGCCGGCGCTTCTTACGTGTCGTCCAGAGGCCTTGCTCAACCATCCACAGCCGATCAGCGGCCGGAATCGGCATAACGTTCGCGGATGATCGCCAAAGCTTCGGCGCGAACTTCGTCAGGCTTGCGCCGGTTGCTCCGCGGGCCGCGCTGCTTTGATACCAAACCGTTAACGCCGAACGTCCGGTAGGCTTGGAGCAGCCGAAGCGTCTGGCGCCGGCTAAGGCCTAGAATATCTGCCGCGGCTTGGGCGGTGAGGCGCTCGTGGTCGAGATCGCGTAGAACCTCGAATCGCGCCAACTCTTTGTCGCTCATGATGCGAACTGCCATCTTTAACACCTCCAGCTAAAAAGCTGGAGAGTGACATTCCTAATTGGTTTAGGGGTGACATTCTCATATGGGCGCTACACCAATATATCGCATAATATAGATTATGGGAAATAAATTGCCGTGCGACTGACAGGGCTTAATGCCGCAGCCTTGACACTGGCTCAGACAGTTTGAGAGCCGCTTGCATATGGCCGGAGGTGGCGCAGGCCGCCGCATCAACCACGGCATCAAAGGCGTCGGCCAGCGCCATTTGCCGGGCCGCCAGCGCCTTGAGCATCTGACGCACATAAAAGCCGATGACAGCCATGGCGTAGTCGGTCTTGCCGTCGATCTGGCTGGCGATGATTTCCACCAGTTCAAGCTCGGCTTCTTCAGGCGGCAGGTCCCGGCGCGTAAAGGCGCACAGCGTGGCACCGACCGAACGTTCAATCAACGACGGATGGGTCTGCATGGCACTCACTCGAAAATAAGATGAGAGTGTGCCACTGTTTTAATAAAAAATCTATCCACAGGCGAATTTGGCCCGCGCTGGCTCAGCCGATGTGCGTCAGGCCGCCCATATAGGGTTGCAGCACGCTGGGGATAGCGATGCGACCGCCCTCGTCCTGATAATTTTCCATGATCGCCACCAGCGTGCGGCCGACCGCCAGACCCGAACCGTTCAGCGTATGCAGGAAGCGCGTGCCCTTTTCGCCGGCCTTGCGTGTGCGGGCGTCCATGCGGCGCGCCTGGAAATCTCCGCAGTTGGAGCAGGACGAAATTTCGCGATAGGTGTTCTGCGACGGCAGCCACACCTCAAGGTCATAGGTCTTGCGCGCGCCAAAGCCCATATCACCGGTGCACAGCAGCATGGTGCGGAAGCTGAGGTCGAGCTTTTTGAGGATGGCCTCGGCGCATTCGGTCATGCGCTCATGCTCGGCTGCCGACTGTTCCGGCGTGGTGATCGACACCAGTTCGACCTTCTGGAACTGATGCTGACGAATCATGCCCTTGGTGTCGCGGCCCGCCGACCCGGCTTCGGCGCGGAAGCAGTTGGTCAGGGCCGTCAGACGCAGCGGCAGTTCCTCTTCCGCCGTAATGGCTTCGCGCACGAGGTTGGTCAGAGACACTTCGGCGGTGGGGATGAGGTAGCGGGCGTTTTCACCCATTTGAGCAATAATCAATTCGTATGTTTGCTCATCAAGCGACTTCAGTTCTATTCCTGCCTCACGCGCCTGACCAGCCAGACGTTCACGGCTAAACGTAAGACCTGCTTTAAACAAATCTTCTTCGAACTTCGGCAATTGCCCCGTACCAAACAGCGCATTTTCGCGCACCAAAACCGGCGGATTGACTTCGGTGTAGCCGTGCTCGGTGGTTTGGGTGTCGAGCATCCACTGACCTATGGCGCGTTCCAGACGCGCCAGTTGCCCCTTAAGCACCACAAAGCGCGAGCCAGACATCCTGGCCGCCGCTTCGAAGTCCATCAATGGGCCAGTTGGCCCCTTAAGCGCTTCGCCCAGATCGGCGTGATCCTTGGCCAGGAAGCTGAGGATATTCGGCGCGCCGTGGCGGCGAATTTCGACATTGCCCGCCTCATCCTCGCCCAGCGGCACGTCCTCAAACGGGATATTGGGCAGCGAGGCCAGCAGGGTGCGTAGGTCCTCTTCGGTCTGACGCTCGGTTTCCTGCGCCACGGCAATCGCGCCTTTCAGGCCCTCGACTTCGGTCATCAGTTCAGCGGCCCGCGCCTCGTCCTTTTGCGCCTTGGCCTTGCCGATTTCCCCGGACAGCTTCTTCAACTGTGCCTGATTGGTCTCGAAGGTCGTCTTGGCGGCACGCAGGTCTTTGTCCAGCGTCAGCAGCGCATCGACATCGGCTTGAGCCGACTCACGGCCACGCGATGACCAGCCCCTTACATAGGCTTCTGGTGTTTCGCGTAAAGCTTTGATATCGTGCATGGAAGTGTCCTCAAGGTCTCGGTGGACAGGTCGCCCCACCCACCGCTTCGCGGTCCCCCCTCCCCGCTGCGCAGGTAGGGAGGAAAAATCCTTCCCCGTTTACGGGGAAGGTGGATTTCTCGTCAATGCTTCATTGACGAGAAAGACGGAAGGGGGATGGCTCAGCTTACAATCGACGGCTCTTTGCGCCGCCATTCGATCACCCGCACGCACAGGATCGAGATTTCGTACAAGAGCACAATCGGAATGGCGAGCAT
Coding sequences:
- a CDS encoding helix-turn-helix domain-containing protein, with translation MAVRIMSDKELARFEVLRDLDHERLTAQAAADILGLSRRQTLRLLQAYRTFGVNGLVSKQRGPRSNRRKPDEVRAEALAIIRERYADSGR
- the serS gene encoding serine--tRNA ligase, whose amino-acid sequence is MHDIKALRETPEAYVRGWSSRGRESAQADVDALLTLDKDLRAAKTTFETNQAQLKKLSGEIGKAKAQKDEARAAELMTEVEGLKGAIAVAQETERQTEEDLRTLLASLPNIPFEDVPLGEDEAGNVEIRRHGAPNILSFLAKDHADLGEALKGPTGPLMDFEAAARMSGSRFVVLKGQLARLERAIGQWMLDTQTTEHGYTEVNPPVLVRENALFGTGQLPKFEEDLFKAGLTFSRERLAGQAREAGIELKSLDEQTYELIIAQMGENARYLIPTAEVSLTNLVREAITAEEELPLRLTALTNCFRAEAGSAGRDTKGMIRQHQFQKVELVSITTPEQSAAEHERMTECAEAILKKLDLSFRTMLLCTGDMGFGARKTYDLEVWLPSQNTYREISSCSNCGDFQARRMDARTRKAGEKGTRFLHTLNGSGLAVGRTLVAIMENYQDEGGRIAIPSVLQPYMGGLTHIG
- a CDS encoding response regulator encodes the protein MAEGLALVIEDSMTQANIVGRMLKDEDWDYVVARSLAECHDVLLQQRPNLIFVDVFLGEDNSLDHITQIRDRALDATIAIMTAGSRDASVDSTLKLARSTNVDYVLRKPFSRQQMRAIVESAQADASEGRKRKHALVIDDSHTVATLTAQTLSDNGYRVSIAHSMEEALDNEDIAHVDLIVSDIFMPGMGGLQGIRVIKSTWPNVRILAMSAGLDARVSSDRATSAAMAAGADAEIQKPFRPVELINTAIRLMAS
- a CDS encoding MFS transporter, whose protein sequence is MSNATPATITGHKPVNSPAQVLLASLIGTTIEFFDFYVYATAAVLVFPSLFFPTSDPTSALLQSFATFSIAFFARPVGAMVFGHFGDRIGRKATLVAALLTMGISTVLIGCLPSYAQIGVVAPVLLSLCRFGQGFGLGGEWGGAVLLATENAPEGKRSWYGMFPQLGAPIGLLLSSGAFWVLLHFISQEDLLTWGWRVPFIASLALIGVGLWVRLSITETPEFQAAIDKEERVKVPLVEIFGRHKRSLFLGTFVALVTFVLFYIGSAWLLSYNVKVLKIPFVKALEVQILGSIAFGLFIPLSAKLAERFGRREILILTTALIAAFSFALAPLMGNEGGIFVFSIAAMALMGMTYALIGTALAAPFPANVRYTGASLTFNFAGIVGASLAPYAATWLQANYGLSHVGYYLLVAALVTLVCIFASGKDEV